In Thermus islandicus DSM 21543, a single genomic region encodes these proteins:
- a CDS encoding response regulator transcription factor has product MEPPLILIVEDEKDIARFIELELQAEGYRTEVAHDGITGLSRFREVNPNLVILDLMLPVMDGIEVAKRIRKTSNVPILILTAKDRIEDKVVGLDAGADDYLVKPFSIEELLARVRAHLRRVTPAITGEIRVADLIINLEGREVFRGGRRIELSNKEFELLELLAKNPGKVFSRYEIEEKVWPGYQGGSNVVDVYIGYLRKKLEAGGERRLIHTVRGVGYVLRED; this is encoded by the coding sequence ATGGAACCTCCCCTGATCCTTATCGTGGAGGACGAGAAGGACATCGCCCGCTTCATAGAGCTGGAGCTGCAGGCGGAAGGCTACCGCACCGAGGTGGCCCACGACGGCATCACCGGGCTTTCCCGGTTCCGGGAGGTCAACCCCAACCTGGTGATCCTGGACCTGATGCTCCCCGTCATGGACGGGATTGAGGTGGCCAAGCGCATCCGCAAGACCTCCAACGTGCCCATCCTGATCCTCACCGCCAAGGACCGCATTGAGGACAAGGTGGTGGGCTTGGACGCGGGGGCGGACGACTACCTGGTCAAGCCCTTCTCCATAGAGGAGCTCCTGGCCAGGGTGCGGGCCCACCTGCGCCGGGTAACCCCGGCCATCACCGGGGAGATCCGGGTGGCGGACCTCATCATCAACCTCGAGGGCCGCGAGGTCTTCCGGGGGGGGCGCCGGATAGAGCTCTCCAACAAGGAGTTTGAGCTCCTGGAGCTCCTGGCCAAGAACCCGGGCAAGGTCTTCAGCCGCTACGAGATTGAGGAGAAGGTCTGGCCTGGCTACCAGGGCGGAAGCAACGTGGTGGACGTCTACATCGGCTACCTGCGCAAGAAGCTGGAGGCGGGTGGGGAGCGCCGCCTCATCCACACGGTGCGGGGCGTGGGGTACGTGCTGCGGGAGGACTAG
- a CDS encoding sensor histidine kinase, whose translation MTLRTRITLLTAGLLFVTLLLLGFALEGLLRSFLYRNLRGELLEASNQVVRLLNLGGQALLEAGLPPSLYAEVQLLPEENPSLLAREGGISLQRSPALGSQRLVLKEPDYRTLLQAGEVWTEVGLPREGRPLSLLVYGRKVEVSLGGTVWKGILLVGKPTEDLEATLAQFARIYAGTALLVLFLALLLARRLVARALEPLEWVARKAEAMSARPEPLPEPETEDEVAALVKALNGMLSRLQEAFEAQTRFLQDASHELRTPLTAILGHVGYLLRRTPLTEAQRESLEVVKREAERMGKLVSDLLDLSQSGTWRIEPVPLRVLDLLEEVKEEFAKSFEGEIRVEAPEGLYVRGDPDRLHQVLANLVSNALKAGARRVWLRAFDLGDKAVVRVEDDGEGIPEEHLPHLFERFYRVDKARDRERGGSGLGLAIAKAILEAHGGEIWAESEVGKGSAFSFSLPASGPPPPPR comes from the coding sequence ATGACCCTCAGGACCCGGATCACCCTCCTCACGGCGGGCCTCCTCTTCGTCACCCTCCTCCTTCTGGGCTTCGCCCTGGAGGGGCTTCTAAGGAGCTTCCTCTACCGGAACCTCCGGGGTGAGCTCCTAGAGGCCAGCAACCAGGTGGTCCGCCTCCTCAACCTGGGGGGGCAGGCCCTTCTGGAGGCGGGGCTTCCCCCGAGCCTCTACGCCGAGGTCCAGCTCCTCCCCGAGGAGAACCCCTCCCTCCTCGCCCGGGAAGGGGGCATCAGCCTGCAGCGAAGCCCGGCCCTGGGGAGCCAGCGCCTGGTCCTGAAGGAGCCCGACTACCGGACCCTTCTCCAGGCGGGGGAGGTCTGGACGGAGGTGGGGCTTCCCCGGGAGGGGCGGCCCCTTTCCCTTTTGGTCTACGGGCGGAAGGTGGAGGTGAGCCTGGGGGGCACGGTCTGGAAGGGGATTCTCCTGGTGGGCAAGCCCACGGAGGACCTCGAGGCCACCCTGGCCCAGTTCGCCCGCATCTACGCGGGGACGGCCCTCCTCGTCCTTTTCCTCGCCCTCCTCCTGGCCCGGCGCCTGGTGGCCCGGGCCCTGGAGCCTTTGGAGTGGGTGGCGCGGAAGGCCGAGGCCATGAGCGCCCGCCCCGAGCCCCTCCCCGAGCCCGAGACCGAGGACGAGGTGGCCGCCTTGGTCAAGGCGCTGAACGGGATGCTCTCCCGCCTGCAGGAGGCCTTTGAAGCCCAAACCCGCTTCCTCCAGGACGCCTCCCACGAGCTCAGGACCCCCCTCACCGCCATCCTGGGCCACGTGGGCTACCTCCTCCGCCGCACCCCCCTCACCGAGGCCCAGAGGGAAAGCCTCGAGGTGGTGAAGCGGGAGGCGGAGCGGATGGGCAAGCTGGTCTCGGACCTCCTGGACCTCTCCCAAAGCGGCACCTGGCGCATAGAGCCGGTGCCCCTAAGGGTCTTGGACCTCCTGGAAGAGGTGAAAGAGGAGTTCGCCAAAAGCTTTGAGGGGGAGATCCGGGTGGAAGCCCCCGAGGGGCTTTACGTGCGCGGGGACCCCGACCGGCTCCATCAGGTGCTCGCCAACCTGGTCTCCAACGCCCTCAAGGCCGGGGCCAGGCGGGTGTGGCTTCGCGCCTTTGACCTGGGGGACAAAGCGGTGGTGCGGGTGGAGGACGACGGGGAAGGGATCCCCGAGGAGCACCTCCCCCACCTCTTTGAGCGCTTCTACCGGGTGGACAAGGCCCGGGACCGGGAAAGGGGCGGGTCAGGCCTCGGCCTGGCCATCGCCAAGGCCATCCTCGAGGCCCACGGCGGGGAGATCTGGGCCGAAAGCGAGGTGGGCAAGGGCTCCGCCTTCAGCTTCTCTCTTCCCGCAAGCGGGCCACCGCCTCCTCCACGCTGA